A genome region from Amblyraja radiata isolate CabotCenter1 chromosome 2, sAmbRad1.1.pri, whole genome shotgun sequence includes the following:
- the LOC116968266 gene encoding TBC1 domain family member 7-like, translating into MAEDPQRNFRSHYYEKVGFRGVEEKKSLEILLKDDPLDVEKLCTFAQRYPLPTMYRTLVWKVLLGILPPHYESHAAVVSFRKEQYQDLLQALQVIRFVEDSTPQVWVYLRMYQLECGTLPRRPSHSLGPEDKMLIAIAEAMDEMMENDVDSYWLVKCFVKQFYHKYGDSLPHLPKSLEHYLNLEDSKLLAHLQTCSAINKLPYDVWFTHCFAGYLPESSLQRVWDKVISGSCKILVFVAMEILLTFKMKLMAMNKAENITQFLLNVPQENTDAVISKAIDLWHKYVGAPMHSV; encoded by the exons ATGGCGGAAGATCCTCAGAGAAACTTCCGTTCTCACTATTACGAAAAGGTTGGATTCCGTGGAGTTGAAGAGAAGAAATCACTCGAGATTCTCCTGAAGGATGATCCACTAG ATGTTGAGAAGCTCTGCACCTTCGCTCAACGCTACCCCCTCCCAACTATGTACCGGACTCTTGTGTGGAAGGTGTTGCTTG GTATTCTTCCTCCTCACTATGAATCTCACGCTGCTGTGGTATCATTTCGGAAGGAGCAGTACCAGGACTTGTTGCAAGCGTTGCAGGTGATCCGCTTTGTTGAAGACTCCACCCCACAAGTCTGGGTCTACCTGCGGATGTATCAGCTGGAGTGCGGAACACTCCCACGCAGACCCTCCCACTCACTG GGACCCGAGGACAAAATGTTAATCGCAATTGCCGAAGCGATGGACGAGATGATGGAGAATGATGTCGATTCATACTGGCTGGTCAAGTGTTTTGTGAAGCAATTCTATCATAAATACGGAGATTCGCTGCCGCACTTG CCAAAGAGCCTTGAACATTACCTGAACCTGGAAGACAGCAAACTCCTGGCTCACCTCCAAACTTGCTCGGCCATCAATAAACTTCCCTACGATGTGTGGTTCACACACTGTTTTGCGGGTTACTTACCGGAATCAAGCCTTCAAAG GGTTTGGGATAAAGTCATAAGCGGATCGTGCAAAATTCTGGTCTTCGTGGCCATGGAAATTTTATTAACTTTTAAGATGAAGTTAATGGCAATGAATAAAGCGGAAAATATCACACAGTTCCTTCTCAAC GTTCCTCAAGAGAATACAGACGCAGTCATCAGCAAGGCCATTGATTTGTGGCACAAATACGTGGGGGCTCCTATGCACTCGGTGTAA